One genomic segment of Gigantopelta aegis isolate Gae_Host unplaced genomic scaffold, Gae_host_genome ctg2470_pilon_pilon, whole genome shotgun sequence includes these proteins:
- the LOC121391448 gene encoding LOW QUALITY PROTEIN: arginine-hydroxylase NDUFAF5, mitochondrial-like (The sequence of the model RefSeq protein was modified relative to this genomic sequence to represent the inferred CDS: inserted 3 bases in 3 codons) has product MGHQSENAKRIQKNRACSVDNPGLYDYLKDAVADQVIDRVCDVARFFPLALDVGCGRGHIAKYMDXDIIDKLVQCDYAETPLSQSHIPEDVPTYRLVADEEFLPFPSNTFNLVTSSCSLHWVNDLPKAFSEIARVLKPDSCLIGAMFSGDTLFXLRCSLQIAQEEKEGGFSPHVSPFTELNDMGSLLTRSGFVMTTVDVDEVIVNYPSLWEVMHDLKGMGENNAARHRPNYIRRSTLXRAAEVYKDMYGNEDGSVPATFQLLYFIGWKPDPSHLGPSKRGSVCRNGPDAMAVNHGNLQNGGFSI; this is encoded by the exons ATGGGTCATCAGTCTGA AAATGCTAAGAGGATACAAAAAAATAGAGCATGCTCAGTAGATAATCCCGGGCTCTATGATTATCTCAAAGATGCAGTAGCAGATCAAGTAATAGATAGGGTCTGTGATGTAGCAAGGTTT TTTCCTCTGGCATTAGATGTTGGGTGTGGTCGTGGACATATAGCTAAATACATGG ATGACATTATTGATAAATTAGTACAATGTGATTATGCAGAGACACCACTG TCTCAAAGCCATATCCCTGAGGATGTTCCTACCTACCGTTTGGTAGCTGATGAGGAGTTCCTTCCTTTTCCTAGTAATACTTTTAATCTTGTTACTAGTAGCTGTAGTTTACATTGGGTTAATGACTTGCCTAAAGCATTTAGTGAA ATAGCTCGAGTTTTAAAACCTGATAGTTGTTTAATAGGAGCCATGTTCTCTGGAGATACTCTAT AGTTAAGATGCTCTTTACAAATAGCCCAAGAAGAAAAGGAAGGA GGTTTTTCTCCTCATGTGTCACCATTTACTGAACTCAATGATATGGGCAGTTTGTTAACTAGAAGTGGTTTTGTTATGACTACTGTG GATGTCGATGAGGTAATTGTCAATTATCCTTCACTGTGGGAAgtcatgcatgatttaaaag GAATGGGAGAAAATAATGCAGCAAGGCATCGTCCTAATTACATTCGAAGAAGCACTC AAAGAGCTGCTGAGGTTTATAAGG ATATGTATGGGAATGAGGATGGAAGCGTTCCAGCAACATTTCAACTACTGTATTTTATTGGTTGGAAACCAGATCCATCTCACTTAGGACCCAGCAAACGAGGCTCAG TGTGTAGGAATGGACCAGACGCAATGGCAGTGAACCATGGCAACCTGCAAAATGGAGGTTTCTCAATTTAA